A segment of the Bacillus licheniformis DSM 13 = ATCC 14580 genome:
AGCTGCATAGACGATTTGGAAAAACAGCCTGTATTCATTGGTCAGGAGGTAAATCATGAATCAATCATTCGTTGAGAAAAGCAAACAATATCTTTGGCTGCCTTTTACCCAAATGAAAGACTATGACGAAAACCCGCTGATCATCGAAAGCGGGCAGGGAATCAAGCTGAAAGATATCGACGGGAGGGTGTACTACGACGGATTTTCTTCAGTATGGCTCAATGTCCATGGCCATCGCAAGAAGGAACTGGATGAGGCCATCAAAAAACAGCTCGGCAAAATCGCTCATTCGACATTGCTGGGAATGACAAATGTTCCGGCGACAGAACTTGCCGAGGTGTTAATCAAGATCACGCCGGAAAATCTGACGCGTGTTTTTTATTCGGACAGCGGCGCCACAGCAATGGAAATCGCGCTGAAGATGGCCTTTCAATATTGGAAAAACATCGGCAAGCCGGAGAAACAAAAATTCATTTCGATGAAAAACGGCTATCACGGCGATACGATCGGCGCTGTCAGCGTCGGTGCAATCGAGCTCTTCCACCATGTATACGGGCCGCTTATGTTTGAAAGCTTTAAGGTGAACGTTCCATACGTATACCGCTCGAAAAGCGGCAACCCGGACGAGTGCCGCGATGAATGTCTCGCAGAACTCGAACGGCTCCTGAGCGAGCGGCACGATGAGATCGCCGCGCTGTCGGTCGAATCGATGGTTCAAGGGGCATCAGGGATGATCGTGATGCCTGAAGGATATTTGGCAGGCGTCCGGGAGCTCTGCACGAAATATGACGTTTTAATGATTGTCGATGAAGTGGCGACAGGGTTCGGCCGAACCGGGAAAATGTTTGCCTGTGAGCATGAACGTGTTCAACCTGACTTGATGGCGGCTGGAAAGGCCATTACCGGAGGCTATTTGCCGATCGCCGTAACGTTTGCGACAGAGGAAATTTATGAGGCGTTCTATGATGACTACAACAAACTCAAAACGTTTTTCCACGGCCACTCATACACGGGGAACCAGCTTGGTTGTGCCGTTGCGCTGGAAAATTTGCGCCTGTTCGAATCGGAAAAAATCGTCGCTCAAGTTGCGGAAAAGTCGAAAATACTGGAATCGCTCTTTCATGATCTGGCAGCGCTCCCTCATGTCGGCGACATCCGCCAGCTCGGTTTTATGAGCGGGATCGAGCTCGTTCAGTCGAAGGAAACGAGGCAGCCTTATCCGCCCGAAGAGCGAATCGGATACCGGGTGTCTTTGAAAATGAGAGAGCTTGGCATGCTGACGAGGCCGCTCGGGGATGTTGTCGCATTTCTTCCTCCGCTCGCCAGCACCGCCGATGACCTGCGCGCCATGGTGTCGATTATGAAAGAAGCGATTCAAGAGGTTACAGGCCGTGCGTATTGACGAATGGCTCAGCAGCCGGCTCGCAAAGACGAAAGCAGCCGGGCTTTACCGCTCGCTTAAACTGCCTCAAGCTGAACGTACGAATTGGGCGTCAAACGATTATTTGGGCCTGGCGAACGACAAACGGCTGATTCATGCCGCAGAAACAGCGCTCCGCCGCTTTGGAGCCGGAAGCACAGGATCAAGGCTGACGTCAGGCAATACCGCATGGCATGAAAAACTTGAGCGGAAAATCGCCGGTTTTAAGCAGACGGAAGCGGCTCTCTTGTTTTCAAGCGGATATTTGGCCAATGTCGGCGTGCTTTCGTCTTTGCCTGAAAAAGGAGACGTCATATTAAGCGATCAATTGAACCACGCCAGCATCATCGACGGCTGCCGCCTTTCAAAAGCTGATACGGTTGTTTACCGCCACAAGGATATGAATGATCTTGAAGAAAAGCTCCGCGCCGCACAGAGCCGTGCACGCCGCTTTATTGTGACAGACGGCGTGTTCAGCATGGACGGCACGATTGCGCCGCTTGACGAAATCATGCTGCTCGCCAAGCAGTACCGGGCCTTTGTTATCGTAGATGATGCCCATGCAACAGGGGTTTTGGGAGAAGCCGGCAGGGGAACGAGCGAGTATTTCGGCGTCTCTCCCGATGTTGTGATCGGTACGTTAAGTAAAGCTGTAGGCGCAGAAGGCGGCTTCGTCGCAGGTTCTAAAACATTGATCGATTTTTTGCTGAATCATGCGAGAACGTTTATCTTTCAAACAGCTGTCCCGCCCGCAAGCTGTGCGGCGGCATGCAAAGCTTTAGATATCATCGAAGACAGCCGGGCTAAACGCCGGCTTTTGCAATCATCGGTGAACACGATCAAACGGAGTCTCGTGGATATCGGGTTTACGGTCAACGGAGAAGATACGCCGATCATACCCGTTATGATCGGAGATCCCCAAAAAGCTGTTCAATTTGCAAACGGCCTGAAGGAGAAGGGGATTGAAGCCCCGGCCATCCGACCGCCGACTGTTGCAGAAGGAGAGAGCCGGATCAGGCTGACCGTCACCGCAGAACGCAGGTTGAAAGATATTGAAGATCTATTAGAGGGGTTTAAATTAATGGGAAGAGAGTTGAACTTGGTGAAATGAAGGGTTTTTTTGTAACGGGAACAGATACGGGAGTCGGGAAGACGTTTATCGCTTGCGGTCTTGCCGCTTTACTGAAAGAGCAGCATGTAGATGTCGGCGTGTTTAAGCCGTTTTTGAGCGGCGAGCTCGCTAGCGATCCGCAGAGTGATACAGCTCTTTTAAAGAACATGTCTGAAACGCCTCTTACTGATGAAGAGGTTACGCCTTTTATTTTTAAAGAGCCGCTTGCACCATACACAGCTGCGAAGCTCGAAGGGAGGACAGTCGGGCTGGAAGATGCCGTGAACCATTGGAAAAAGATAAAGGATCGGCACGAGTGCTTCATCGTTGAAGGGGCAGGCGGAATTGCTGTGCCGCTCGGGGAGGATTATTTCGTCAGCGACTTGATCAAAGCGCTCGATTTGCCGGCCGTCATTGTGGCGCGTCCCAATCTCGGAACGATCAACCATACGTATTTAACCGCCCAATACGCAAAACAAATGGGGATACGCGTGATCGGCATCGTGATCAACGGCATCAGCAGCCGGCCGGGACTTGACGAACAGACGAATCCGGACATGATTGAAAGATTTTGCGGTGTGCCGCTCCTCGGCGTTACACCGAAGCTTGAAGACGCTTCACCAACACAAATTCACCACATGATCAAGGATCATGTCGATGTTTCCTTGATTATGAATCAAATGCAAATGGGGGCAGAAAAATGAATCAGTGGATGGAACTTGCAGAACGTGTGCTGGATGGCGGGGAAGTAACTGAAAAAGAGGCGCTTTCCATCTTGGAATGCCCGGATGACGACGTTCTTCTGCTTATGCATGCCGCTTTTCAAATCAGAAAACGCTACTACGGAAAAAAAGTAAAGCTCAATATGATTATGAATGCAAAATCCGGCCTTTGTCCGGAAAACTGCGGCTACTGCTCGCAGTCTTCGATATCAAAAGCGCCGATCGACAGCTACCGGATGGTCGACAAAACGACCTTGCTTGAAGGCGCAAAGCGTGCGCACGATTTAAATATCGGAACATACTGCATCGTGGCGAGCGGCAGAGGACCGTCCAACAGAGAAGTCGATCAAGTGGTCGACGCCGTTAAAGAAATCAAAGAAACGTACGGTTTAAAAATCTGCGCATGCCTCGGACTGCTAAAGCCCGGGCAAGCCGAGCGGCTGAAGGAAGCCGGAGTAGACCGGTACAATCACAACATCAATACATCAAAAACCAACCATTCAAATATTACAACGTCCCACACGTATGATGACAGGGTGAACACTGTGGAAACAGCCAAAAAATCCGGGATGTCCCCATGTTCGGGCGTCATCGTCGGGATGAAAGAGACGAAGCAGGATGTCGTTGATATGGCGAAAAGCTTAAAGGCGCTGGATGCCGACTCGATTCCAGTTAATTTTTTGCATGCGATCGACGGGACTCCGCTGGAAGGGGTCAATGAATTGAATCCGCTTTATTGTTTAAAGGTTTTAGCTTTGTTCCGCTTTATCAACCCGACAAAGGAAATCCGCATTTCAGGGGGGCGCGAAGTCAACCTCCGCTCCTTGCAGCCGTTGGGGCTGTATGCCGCCAATTCAATCTTCGTCGGAGACTATTTAACGACGGCAGGACAGAATGAAACAGAGGACCATAAGATGCTTCATGATTTAGGGTTCGAAGTCGAATCGGTCGAAGAAATGAAAGCCAGTTTACAGCGGTAGCACGGGGGAGATATAACATGACGACAGAACTGCACGAGGCAGGGCCGAGCCTGAAATCGGATTCGGATTTTTGGAGAGATCCATATCTGTTTTACGATCAGCTGCGGTCCATTCATCCTGTATATAAAGGAACCGTTTTAAAGCATCCGGGCTGGTATGTCACCGGATATGAAGAAGCGGCAGCGATTTTGAAGGAACCGGCATTTATAAACCGCGTTCCTCTCCCAGAAGCTTCTACTAAATATGAACAACTTCAGCGATTGCAGCGAAATATGATGCTGTTTCAAAATGAGTCCGGCCATAAGCGGATGCGGACGATTGCCGGCAAAGAATTCATGCCGCAGAAGACGGCAACTTTCCGCCCTGCTATAGAAGAAACCGTCCATGAATTGCTCGATCAGCTTGAAAACAAGAAGACGGCGGACATGGTATCGGAATTCGCCTTTCCTTTGGCAAGCCTTATCATTGCCGGCATGCTCGGCGTCCCGGAAGAGGAATGGTACCAATTCAGGCAATGGACGGCGGATCTCATTCAAACGATCGATTTGACCCGTACACGAAAGGTAATGGCAAAAGGCGGTGATACCGTTGCCAAGCTGACGGCTTATTTTAAAAATTTAATTGAAAAGCGAAAAGCGCATCCTTCTGAAGACCTGATCAGCACATTCGCCGGTCATGAGCAGCTTGCTGATGAAGAAGTGCTTGCGACGTGCATCCTGCTTGTGATTGCCGGACATGAGACGACAGTCAACCTTTTGACGAACGGGTTGTTTTTGCTCATGACACATCCTGACCAGCTCAGTGAGCTGAAAGAAAATCCGCTGCTGATTGAGTCGGCCGTCGAAGAATGTCTTCGCTATGAAAGCCCGACACAGCTGACAGCGCGCACCGCGTCGGAGGACTGCGAAATCAACGGGAAAATCATCAAAAAAGGAGAGCACTTATATATCCTTTTAGGCGCCGCCAACCGCGATCCAAAGATATTTCAAAACCCGCATCTATTTGACATCACAAGAAAGCCGAATCCGCACCTTGCCTTTGGAGCCGGTGCGCACGTATGTTTAGGCTCGGCATTGGCGCGGCTCGAAGCGCAAATTGCCATTCCCGCACTGTTGGCGCGGCTGCCTAACTTGAAGCTTGCTTCAACAGACGTTCCATTTCGCAGGCTAATCGGCTTTAGATCGCTGGCCGAGCTGCCTGTCATCCTCAATTAAAGACGACGAAAAAAGGGGCTGGCTTACAGGTGCCGGCCCTTTTTAATCTTTCTTTTCATTTTGGGTAATATAGGTTTGCAGAAGCGCCTTTAATTCTTTGACTTCTGCGCGCAGTTCTTTGATTTCTTTTGTATCCTCTTTCAGCTCGCCTGTCTCATCCTCTATTTCCTGAGAAATTTTTTGCGCATTATTCACGATTTCCCCGACGATCAAGTTGATCATAATGAAAGTCGCAATGACGATAAATGAAACGAAATAGAGCCATGACCAGCCGCTCTCGGCAAAAATGGGCCTGAATATGCCGCTTGCCCACGATTCGAGCGTAAAGGTTTGAAACAGTGTCAGAAGGCTGAGCTGCAGGTTGCCGAAGTATTCCGGCGCGATGGCGGAGAAGAACATCGTACCGATGACGGCGTACACGTAAAAAATGATGCTCATCAGGATAATGACGCTGCTGATGGTCGGAATCGCCATAAACAGCGCGTTGACGATCCGTCTTAATGAGGGGACCGAAGTGATCGTCCGCAGGACCCGCAGCACCCGGAAAATACGGAGAACGCTGACGAAATTCGTATTGTAAAGAATCAAACTGCCGGCGACGATCACGAAGTCAAAAACGTTCCAGTTGTTTTTAAAAAAGTGCTGTTTTTGAACGAACAGTTTAAGAGAAAGTTCGATTACAAATATCGTTAAAAACAAGCAATCCACAATAAAAAATACTTTTTGATAAGGCTTAAAGAAAGCGTAAGTTTCCAAACCGATCGAGATGGCATTCAACACAATGACCGTCGTGATGAATGACTGAAACAGCCGGCAATTAATCAATGCCGAAACCTTGCTTTGAACCGAATATCGATTTTGATGAGTGTTCACTCTTGTTATTTGTCCTCCTGTTTTGATGTATTTCTATGATACGTTACAACAGCAGGAAGATGTCAAGTCAGTTCCTTTATTTTTGCATCGAAAACTTAACGTTTACGTAAAAGTATAAAGGTAGTATAATAGAAAAGAAGAAAAATCTCGGGGGGATATGGACGTGGAGTGGATGAAGATTGATCAAATGGCCAAGCGAAGCGGCCTGACGAAAAGAACGATCCGCTTTTACGAAGAAATCGGTCTGCTTTCTT
Coding sequences within it:
- the bioA gene encoding adenosylmethionine--8-amino-7-oxononanoate transaminase — its product is MNQSFVEKSKQYLWLPFTQMKDYDENPLIIESGQGIKLKDIDGRVYYDGFSSVWLNVHGHRKKELDEAIKKQLGKIAHSTLLGMTNVPATELAEVLIKITPENLTRVFYSDSGATAMEIALKMAFQYWKNIGKPEKQKFISMKNGYHGDTIGAVSVGAIELFHHVYGPLMFESFKVNVPYVYRSKSGNPDECRDECLAELERLLSERHDEIAALSVESMVQGASGMIVMPEGYLAGVRELCTKYDVLMIVDEVATGFGRTGKMFACEHERVQPDLMAAGKAITGGYLPIAVTFATEEIYEAFYDDYNKLKTFFHGHSYTGNQLGCAVALENLRLFESEKIVAQVAEKSKILESLFHDLAALPHVGDIRQLGFMSGIELVQSKETRQPYPPEERIGYRVSLKMRELGMLTRPLGDVVAFLPPLASTADDLRAMVSIMKEAIQEVTGRAY
- the bioF gene encoding 8-amino-7-oxononanoate synthase; this translates as MRIDEWLSSRLAKTKAAGLYRSLKLPQAERTNWASNDYLGLANDKRLIHAAETALRRFGAGSTGSRLTSGNTAWHEKLERKIAGFKQTEAALLFSSGYLANVGVLSSLPEKGDVILSDQLNHASIIDGCRLSKADTVVYRHKDMNDLEEKLRAAQSRARRFIVTDGVFSMDGTIAPLDEIMLLAKQYRAFVIVDDAHATGVLGEAGRGTSEYFGVSPDVVIGTLSKAVGAEGGFVAGSKTLIDFLLNHARTFIFQTAVPPASCAAACKALDIIEDSRAKRRLLQSSVNTIKRSLVDIGFTVNGEDTPIIPVMIGDPQKAVQFANGLKEKGIEAPAIRPPTVAEGESRIRLTVTAERRLKDIEDLLEGFKLMGRELNLVK
- the bioD gene encoding dethiobiotin synthase; protein product: MKGFFVTGTDTGVGKTFIACGLAALLKEQHVDVGVFKPFLSGELASDPQSDTALLKNMSETPLTDEEVTPFIFKEPLAPYTAAKLEGRTVGLEDAVNHWKKIKDRHECFIVEGAGGIAVPLGEDYFVSDLIKALDLPAVIVARPNLGTINHTYLTAQYAKQMGIRVIGIVINGISSRPGLDEQTNPDMIERFCGVPLLGVTPKLEDASPTQIHHMIKDHVDVSLIMNQMQMGAEK
- the bioB gene encoding biotin synthase BioB, translating into MNQWMELAERVLDGGEVTEKEALSILECPDDDVLLLMHAAFQIRKRYYGKKVKLNMIMNAKSGLCPENCGYCSQSSISKAPIDSYRMVDKTTLLEGAKRAHDLNIGTYCIVASGRGPSNREVDQVVDAVKEIKETYGLKICACLGLLKPGQAERLKEAGVDRYNHNINTSKTNHSNITTSHTYDDRVNTVETAKKSGMSPCSGVIVGMKETKQDVVDMAKSLKALDADSIPVNFLHAIDGTPLEGVNELNPLYCLKVLALFRFINPTKEIRISGGREVNLRSLQPLGLYAANSIFVGDYLTTAGQNETEDHKMLHDLGFEVESVEEMKASLQR
- a CDS encoding cytochrome P450, which codes for MTTELHEAGPSLKSDSDFWRDPYLFYDQLRSIHPVYKGTVLKHPGWYVTGYEEAAAILKEPAFINRVPLPEASTKYEQLQRLQRNMMLFQNESGHKRMRTIAGKEFMPQKTATFRPAIEETVHELLDQLENKKTADMVSEFAFPLASLIIAGMLGVPEEEWYQFRQWTADLIQTIDLTRTRKVMAKGGDTVAKLTAYFKNLIEKRKAHPSEDLISTFAGHEQLADEEVLATCILLVIAGHETTVNLLTNGLFLLMTHPDQLSELKENPLLIESAVEECLRYESPTQLTARTASEDCEINGKIIKKGEHLYILLGAANRDPKIFQNPHLFDITRKPNPHLAFGAGAHVCLGSALARLEAQIAIPALLARLPNLKLASTDVPFRRLIGFRSLAELPVILN
- a CDS encoding ion transporter; amino-acid sequence: MNTHQNRYSVQSKVSALINCRLFQSFITTVIVLNAISIGLETYAFFKPYQKVFFIVDCLFLTIFVIELSLKLFVQKQHFFKNNWNVFDFVIVAGSLILYNTNFVSVLRIFRVLRVLRTITSVPSLRRIVNALFMAIPTISSVIILMSIIFYVYAVIGTMFFSAIAPEYFGNLQLSLLTLFQTFTLESWASGIFRPIFAESGWSWLYFVSFIVIATFIMINLIVGEIVNNAQKISQEIEDETGELKEDTKEIKELRAEVKELKALLQTYITQNEKKD